Proteins from a genomic interval of Fibrobacter sp.:
- a CDS encoding glycosyltransferase family 2 protein has protein sequence MNGKNTITIAVCTFKRQKLLEKLLLNLNDQFTNDEFLYSAAVVDNDREKSAEPVIKTLRKKCSYELQYVCEPVKSITQARNRAVQNAGGDFLAFIDDDEYPDRMWLYNHYKSIHEYAADGILGPVLPYFEIEPPDWLVKSRLCNRKTFSTGTVLKDPVYTRTGNVLLRMSLFENTRAPFDNRFGSTGGEDSHFFATAINNGKVFIWCNEAIVHELVPEYRFTRRYYIQRALLRGALNARNSSFVSKSTAKSLIASGLYTISLPFLFLAGQHHFMKYLVRNCDHIGKILSHLGIEPVKDRSFQA, from the coding sequence ATGAATGGAAAAAACACCATAACAATCGCCGTATGTACTTTCAAACGGCAAAAACTACTGGAAAAACTGCTCCTGAATCTTAACGATCAGTTTACCAACGATGAGTTCTTGTACTCTGCTGCAGTGGTGGACAATGACAGAGAAAAATCCGCAGAACCAGTCATTAAAACACTGAGAAAAAAATGCAGTTATGAGTTGCAATATGTCTGTGAGCCGGTCAAAAGCATAACACAGGCCAGAAACAGAGCTGTTCAGAATGCCGGAGGAGACTTCCTGGCGTTTATCGATGACGATGAGTATCCTGACAGGATGTGGCTTTATAATCATTATAAGAGCATCCATGAATATGCAGCCGATGGTATCCTGGGGCCGGTTCTTCCATACTTTGAGATTGAGCCCCCCGATTGGCTTGTAAAGAGCAGGCTTTGCAATCGCAAAACCTTTTCAACAGGAACAGTGCTGAAAGATCCAGTTTACACCCGGACCGGCAATGTATTGCTTCGGATGAGTCTCTTTGAAAATACCAGAGCCCCTTTTGATAACAGATTCGGTTCTACCGGTGGGGAGGATTCCCATTTCTTTGCAACCGCAATTAATAATGGGAAAGTATTTATCTGGTGTAATGAAGCAATAGTGCATGAGCTTGTGCCTGAATACAGATTTACACGCAGGTACTATATACAAAGAGCACTTCTTAGAGGAGCACTGAATGCACGAAATTCCTCTTTTGTAAGCAAATCGACTGCAAAATCTCTTATCGCATCCGGACTATACACAATATCACTTCCTTTTCTTTTCCTTGCAGGACAGCACCATTTCATGAAATATCTTGTCAGGAATTGTGATCATATCGGCAAGATTCTCAGTCATCTCGGGATAGAACCGGTCAAAGACAGATCATTTCAGGCATAA
- a CDS encoding HAD-IIIC family phosphatase, translated as MWEPEFSNKNLWKKELHPNTDFVSGLHIDEVAQTLLVYWREHCLECAPPECYHSCPLYEEREDKRCVRVKYGIYPNKAYKGMFEFGADVRFKRWARLGTMLYPVMLSPDQHRFFQKIDRIAAGLVRTAFALTNPFNPNQWFKIRYRNPQRILYKAYAYFREKILQSMHNREGNQIEIDSFFMECFSFHQNSFRMQVEYTSGDNRFRDSVEINPGRNQLEIPFIKFQSSSDVPTGSIIVFPENDLDVRVVFSWLDFIRKKPVKKSVEIKPVPAEKVKCVAWDLDNTLWKGILIEDGAEKITIPEENIKCIKALDERGIIQTIVSKNDHDEAWKILERYNLQDYFIYPAINWGPKSANLAEIAKRINIGIDTFVLFDDSPFERAEVKGALPQVRVFDEKEINIALSRPEFDVPVSEAGKMRRLSYLTEIQREKVQQQYSGDITAFLKDCRMNMRIFVPTEPAHISRCLELIQRSNQLNLSSRRYSDSEFRELLSKSGVLCLGLHCSDRFGDYGIVGFASVDECSETPRLVDFVISCRVAQKRVEHTFINWLRSHEFSRGYKVLGAELIKTRKNGPLVKVFNDLPFSIIGETDEKISMVISAQNLKESEQIITIIDDTSGISFNNIADSSGPGSV; from the coding sequence ATGTGGGAACCTGAATTTTCAAATAAGAATCTCTGGAAAAAGGAACTGCACCCAAACACAGATTTTGTATCAGGGCTTCACATCGACGAGGTAGCACAGACTCTTCTTGTTTACTGGAGAGAACACTGTCTTGAGTGCGCACCCCCGGAATGCTATCACAGTTGTCCGCTCTATGAGGAAAGAGAGGATAAAAGATGTGTACGGGTAAAATATGGTATCTACCCCAACAAAGCATATAAGGGGATGTTTGAGTTTGGTGCGGATGTGAGGTTCAAGCGATGGGCAAGACTGGGAACCATGCTGTATCCAGTCATGCTCTCACCTGATCAGCATCGTTTTTTTCAGAAAATCGACAGAATTGCTGCAGGTCTTGTGCGGACTGCCTTTGCACTTACAAACCCTTTCAATCCCAACCAATGGTTTAAGATCAGGTACCGCAACCCGCAGAGGATACTGTATAAGGCCTATGCGTATTTTCGCGAAAAGATACTTCAGTCAATGCACAACAGAGAAGGTAATCAAATAGAGATAGATTCATTCTTTATGGAGTGCTTCTCCTTTCACCAGAATTCCTTCAGGATGCAGGTGGAGTACACATCTGGAGACAACCGGTTTCGGGACTCTGTTGAGATAAACCCCGGCCGAAACCAACTGGAAATCCCCTTTATAAAATTTCAGAGCAGCTCTGATGTTCCGACTGGAAGCATTATTGTCTTTCCGGAAAACGATCTCGATGTGCGGGTAGTATTCTCATGGCTTGATTTCATTCGCAAAAAACCGGTAAAAAAAAGCGTGGAGATTAAACCTGTACCCGCAGAAAAGGTAAAGTGTGTCGCCTGGGACCTCGACAACACATTATGGAAAGGAATACTTATCGAAGATGGTGCCGAGAAGATTACAATTCCCGAGGAGAACATAAAATGTATAAAGGCTCTGGATGAGCGGGGGATAATCCAGACTATCGTAAGTAAAAACGATCATGACGAGGCCTGGAAAATTCTGGAGCGTTATAATCTTCAGGACTACTTCATTTATCCCGCTATAAACTGGGGGCCAAAAAGTGCCAATCTGGCTGAGATAGCAAAGCGGATCAATATCGGTATCGATACCTTTGTTCTTTTTGATGACTCACCATTCGAAAGAGCAGAAGTAAAGGGAGCACTTCCTCAGGTGCGGGTGTTTGATGAAAAGGAGATAAACATTGCCCTTTCCCGTCCGGAATTCGATGTTCCAGTGTCTGAAGCAGGCAAAATGCGAAGATTATCATATCTCACTGAGATACAGCGGGAGAAGGTTCAGCAGCAGTATAGTGGAGATATAACAGCTTTTCTGAAAGACTGCCGCATGAATATGCGGATATTTGTCCCAACCGAGCCGGCTCATATCTCCCGCTGCCTTGAACTTATCCAGCGCTCCAATCAGCTTAATCTATCATCACGGAGATATTCCGATTCCGAGTTCAGGGAACTGCTCTCTAAATCGGGTGTATTGTGCCTTGGACTCCATTGCAGTGACCGGTTTGGGGATTATGGTATTGTGGGGTTTGCAAGTGTTGATGAATGTTCAGAGACGCCTCGTCTGGTGGATTTTGTCATCTCCTGCAGAGTCGCACAGAAGAGGGTCGAGCATACTTTTATTAACTGGCTGAGATCCCATGAGTTTTCACGCGGATATAAAGTGTTGGGGGCAGAACTGATAAAAACCAGAAAGAACGGGCCTTTGGTCAAGGTGTTCAATGATCTTCCTTTCAGCATAATCGGAGAGACTGATGAGAAAATCTCGATGGTCATTTCAGCACAGAATTTAAAGGAATCCGAGCAAATCATAACAATCATAGACGATACTTCCGGCATCTCCTTTAACAATATTGCTGACTCATCAGGCCCAGGTTCTGTTTGA
- a CDS encoding ChbG/HpnK family deacetylase has translation MLIINADDWGATNIITQRIHRCFQAGAVDSVSAMVYMGDSERAAELAKSENLDTGLHVNFTEPFTGKNVSAHLQHSQEKIIRWLMKSKFSQVIYNPFLKKDFEYVFKSQYQEYTRLYNKVPSRIDGHNHMHLCANMLFSRNIPEGTIVRKNITFTDNQNKSRLNKLFRKRVDSILKKRFICTDYFFHIRQITSSENSICYPALNQIIDLAERYILEVLAHPGQQIDSDFLTNTEFLRRIASVPRCSFANLHKLL, from the coding sequence ATGCTTATAATCAATGCTGATGACTGGGGAGCAACAAATATAATCACTCAGAGGATACACAGGTGTTTCCAGGCAGGAGCAGTCGATTCTGTAAGTGCCATGGTATACATGGGTGATTCTGAGCGTGCCGCAGAACTTGCAAAGAGTGAAAATCTCGATACCGGACTACATGTGAATTTCACCGAACCATTTACCGGAAAGAATGTCTCTGCTCACCTGCAGCATTCTCAGGAAAAGATCATCCGATGGCTCATGAAAAGCAAATTCTCTCAGGTCATCTATAATCCTTTTCTTAAAAAAGATTTTGAGTACGTATTCAAATCCCAGTACCAGGAGTACACCAGACTCTACAATAAAGTTCCGTCAAGAATTGACGGGCATAACCACATGCATCTTTGCGCAAATATGCTCTTCAGTAGAAATATTCCTGAAGGCACCATAGTGCGGAAAAACATCACATTTACAGATAATCAGAACAAAAGCAGGCTGAACAAATTGTTTCGGAAAAGAGTAGATTCGATTCTGAAAAAACGATTTATCTGTACCGATTATTTTTTCCACATCCGCCAGATCACTTCCAGTGAAAACTCAATCTGCTATCCGGCACTCAATCAGATTATCGATCTTGCTGAAAGATACATTCTTGAGGTCCTCGCTCACCCCGGCCAGCAGATTGATTCAGATTTTCTGACCAACACTGAATTTCTGAGAAGAATTGCATCTGTTCCAAGGTGCAGTTTTGCCAATTTACACAAACTGCTATAA